One part of the Humulus lupulus chromosome 9, drHumLupu1.1, whole genome shotgun sequence genome encodes these proteins:
- the LOC133802397 gene encoding em protein H5-like: MASSQKTRQELDAKARQGETVIPGGTGGKSLEAQEHLAEGRSRGGQTRSEQLGHEGYQEMGRKGGLSTTDKSGGERAEEEGIEIDESKFRTKSDK, from the exons atggcGAGCTCACAGAAGACTAGGCAAGAACTCGATGCCAAGGCAAGGCAAGGTGAAACTGTCATCCCTGGTGGAACTGGTGGCAAGAGCCTTGAGGCTCAGGAGCACCTTGCTGAAg GACGGAGCCGAGGAGGCCAGACGAGGAGCGAACAGCTGGGCCACGAGGGGTACCAGGAGATGGGCCGCAAAGGTGGGCTGAGCACCACTGACAAGTCTGGTGGAGAAAGAGCTGAAGAGGAAGGAATCGAAATCGACGAGTCCAAGTTCAGAACCAAAAGTGACAAATAA
- the LOC133800987 gene encoding chlorophyll synthase, chloroplastic encodes MASVLNTVPSLRLSNITTLRLRTRPISVSFTRRNFSIRAADTDAEKGVKSTVPDKAPLASNNGSSINQLLGIKGASQESNKWKIRLQLTKPVTWPPLIWGVVCGAAASGNFHWTLEDVAKSIVCMMMSGPFLTGYTQTINDWYDRDIDAINEPYRPIPSGAISENEVITQIWVLLLGGLGLAGLLDVWAGHNVPTVFYLAVGGSLLSYIYSAPPLKLKQNGWIGNFALGASYISLPWWAGQALFGTLTPDIIVLTLLYSIAGLGIAIVNDFKSIEGDRAMGLQSLPVAFGSETAKWICVGAIDITQLSVAGYLLGAGKPYYALALLALILPQVFFQFKYFLKDPVKYDVKYQASAQPFLVLGLLVTALATSH; translated from the exons ATGGCCTCCGTACTCAACACGGTTCCCTCTCTACGTTTATCAAACATCACCACCCTACGACTTCGGACTCGGCCGATTTCTGTCTCATTCACCA GGAGGAATTTCTCGATTAGGGCAGCTGATACTGATGCGGAGAAAG GAGTTAAATCTACTGTTCCTGATAAGGCGCCGCTGGCTAGTAATAATGGTTCGAGCATAAACCAGCTTCTTGGCATTAAAGGAGCCTCTCAAGAATCT AACAAATGGAAAATTCGACTTCAGCTTACAAAGCCTGTAACTTGGCCTCCTTTAATTTGGGGAGTAGTTTGTGGAGCTGCTGCTTCTG GAAACTTTCACTGGACTTTAGAGGATGTTGCCAAATCAATTGTTTGTATGATGATGTCTGGCCCATTTCTCACAGGATATACACAG ACAATTAATGACTGGTATGACCGAGATATTGATGCAATTAACGAACCTTATCGTCCAATTCCTTCAGGAGCTATATCTGAGAATGAG GTTATTACGCAAATTTGGGTTCTGCTTTTGGGTGGTCTTGGCCTGGCCGGTTTGTTAGATGTTTGG GCTGGGCATAATGTCCCTACAGTTTTTTATCTCGCTGTAGGTGGATCCCTGCTGTCATATATATACTCTGCTCCACCTTTAAAG CTGAAACAAAATGGATGGATTGGAAATTTTGCCTTGGGAGCTAGTTATATTAGTCTGCCATG GTGGGCTGGTCAGGCTTTATTTGGAACCCTTACACCTGATATAATAGTTCTCACACTTTTGTACAGTATAGCCGGG TTGGGTATTGCCATTGTCAATGACTTCAAAAGTATAGAAGGAGATAGAGCAATGGGACTTCAG TCACTCCCTGTTGCTTTTGGTTCCGAAACTGCAAAATGGATTTGTGTTGGTGCTATTGACATAACTCAGTTATCTGTCGCTG GTTATCTGCTTGGGGCCGGTAAGCCATACTATGCCTTAGCTCTCCTTGCATTGATACTCCCCCAAGTATTTTTTCag TTCAAGTACTTCCTCAAAGACCCTGTTAAGTATGACGTCAAATATCAG GCCAGTGCTCAACCATTTCTGGTGCTTGGTCTATTGGTGACCGCTTTAGCAACCAGCCATTGA